One window of the Emcibacter sp. genome contains the following:
- a CDS encoding helix-turn-helix transcriptional regulator produces MTREQWERHTGSLVALRNQRIEVMMQELHAELEQPGFAHEQLIEAVTTMMLIELARHVRQLEKKGTGRGDHLPLAAWQLRRIEERIQASLELGYPNLSELATICGISKEHLARSFKAATGWQIHKYIAGERIRTAKTMLTRSQYSCEEVSVRLGFKSPAYFSTAFRRVTGKTPTEFKRQALTSQSCEQQ; encoded by the coding sequence GTGACAAGGGAACAATGGGAACGGCACACCGGATCCCTGGTTGCCCTCAGAAACCAGCGTATCGAGGTCATGATGCAGGAACTCCATGCCGAGTTGGAGCAACCGGGCTTTGCACATGAACAACTGATCGAAGCGGTCACAACCATGATGCTGATCGAACTGGCGCGTCATGTAAGACAGCTGGAAAAGAAGGGAACTGGAAGGGGTGACCATCTGCCGCTGGCCGCCTGGCAGCTGCGAAGAATTGAGGAACGCATCCAGGCATCGCTGGAACTGGGCTACCCGAACCTGAGCGAACTGGCAACAATATGCGGCATCAGCAAGGAACATCTGGCCCGCTCCTTCAAGGCGGCTACGGGTTGGCAAATTCACAAGTACATTGCCGGGGAGCGGATAAGAACCGCCAAGACCATGCTCACCCGGAGCCAGTACAGTTGCGAAGAGGTTTCGGTGCGCCTGGGGTTCAAAAGCCCGGCCTATTTCTCCACGGCTTTTCGTCGTGTGACCGGCAAAACGCCAACTGAATTTAAACGGCAGGCACTCACGAGCCAGTCCTGTGAGCAGCAATAG